In the Lates calcarifer isolate ASB-BC8 linkage group LG16_LG22, TLL_Latcal_v3, whole genome shotgun sequence genome, ATGGACTGATAACAAAAACTGCTGACTGCTATTGATATTTTTAGAAAGCTATCAAACTCAACCTCACTGAAGATCCACAATCAAACTCAACTGTATTTTTTCTGGAAATGTGTGATGTGGCCCTGACTGGCAAAATAACCACCAAAATGGATTTagtaatgtttcagtgttttaggATAGATTTTTGCTTTAGATGCGTAAGATAGTCCCTCTTCACAAGCAATTATTTTCCAGAGGCTCTATCAGGGTAGACAGATGAACAGCACAGTAGCTAGTTATGATAGAATCACTGTAACAGGCTACATTAATGCTTGATGTTTTGCAGGGAAATGGGTAGACGTGGTGCAAAATAGTTGtatgcacaaaaaacacagacaaggcTTAACATATGTCCATTTGGGCATGAAAACAACTCATGAAGGCAAATGAGCTGCACTAAATCACATCATAATTCCTTGAagtgcgcgcgcacacacacacacacacacacacacacatttctgtctttgcaAGGACACTCCTTGACATACTGCATTCTCTAGCCCattaccctaaccttaaccctcaCAAATAAATGCCTAACCCCAACCCTCACCCAAAATGTCCTGGTCCTCACAGAAGTagtacaagcacacacacacacacaaagttaaaTAAAGGTTAGAGAATTTTTACATCATGAGAGCTCCTGGTTAACAATTATTCAGAactcaatcaaaaaaaaaagtcagtaaaagggaaaaaagaatgGGTTACAGAATTACACATTTGGCCTAatacaaacaaatcaacaaaaagaaagaggttCCACTAATAATTATGCAGCTGCTGAAATCCCAAAGAGCTTTGTGAGCAGGGAAAGTCACACCAAATATCCaattacattacagtaaaaaagtgctcaaaacaaaaGATATGTATGACTGCTTGCAGGGTCCTTACACAAAAAGATGTTCCACTGCAGTGGATGTCCAAGCCTGCTTTTGCTTAGTAGTGTTCACACTGTTATAGACTCAAATATGTTACCTTCATATGGACTTGTTATTcacaacaaatatttaacattttcctTCTCCAAAGATGATTCAGACTAGTAGACCACAGAAATGTGCGCATATTTTTAAGTCCTTAAGTCAAAGCAGTTACAGACAATAAAGCAAACTAAATCAAATTCTTACTATGACAAAACTGGATGATAAACGTGCAGCACTACTGAGGGCTGAGATAATAGTGTAGCTTTCAAGCTTCCCTTTAAAAACCCAGAAATACATGGAAAAGCATGGAAACAGCATTACAATGTGCAAATCAAAACATCAAGACAGATTTACCATGATTCTTTAGGGAGTAAATTCTTTTAACCatcctttctttttcatgtaaaatgaaGTGAATCAAACACTGGACCTCAACATTcccaattttttaaaatgaactgtgGAAATTCCTCTCAATAAACAAACTGGACACAATTTTGTGCAGAGACATGAGACCAAAGAAGGTTCTGCTTCCTTCTTATATTATTTAGTGGAGTGCCTCCACACAGATCTGCTCCTCAGTAATGTCATCCAGTAGTGGCACCTCGACAGGGCTGCAGATGTCACTGTCATAGACTTCTGTCCCCATCAGGGCCTCTTCCTCCAGgccttctccttttcctttaaaGCCTTGCTGCTCTGAAGGAGAGGTGCTCTCTACTGACTCCAGGTCCTCAATGCCTGCACGGTAATGGATCATTAGCAAGGTGAGGGCTTGTAGTCTCTCCCCAGACTTGGCCAGGGCAGTGCTAATTAGGGCCTTGCGTCGGGCATCTGTGGCCTCCCTCTCTTCCAGCAGAAGGGCGTTATTGTGCTCCAGCTCCTGGTCAATTTCCTGCTGTAACTTATCAAGCATCAACTCGAGCTTCTGGGAGCGCTCATCTGTGGGCAGCCCTCGGTACAAGTCGCGCCCTATCTCCTTCACAGCAATGAACACACTGTCATCCAACCCACCCTCCTTCCGTACAAGTTTACTGCTGCCACCGCTGCTGGCGGGCTGTTTTGAGGGGCTGGCACCACTGGTATAGGTCTCAGTATCACTGCTCTCATTGTCTGAAGTGTTGGGTGTATGCTTGGGTGAGGGCTCCACTGCTCCAGGCACCACATCAACCACCTGCTCAACTAGCCGAGTCTTGGGCACCTGGCGGAGATTAAGCAGACGGGAGCTGGTGTTGATGATATGCCGTGTTAGACCAGTGGTGGCCCGGTTTATGGTGGATTTGGCTTCAGGGTCAGCTCCACGACGTTCAGTCGCTGCCACACAGAAAGGATTTTCAGAGAGGCACTTGTCCTGGCACTTCTTGTGGCAAACATAGGCGCAAATCATACACTGAGAGGCTGCCTTGGTCCAAACCTTCTTCTTACAGTATTCACACCAGGTGGGGTTCTGGAACTGGGTGTCCTGGAAGTTGTGACGAACCTCTACCAACTGAATGGCACCGTAAGCCAAGTCATCACGTGGTGCTGAGGGAATATGCTCCCTTTCCTTCTCCTTTAGATCCTCATCCTGAAGACTCCCCTCTCGCTCCCTTTCTGCCAGCCCCCCTGGATACTCAAAGTCACCCTCAGATAAGTAACAGAAGTTCAGAGTAACATCTCCGTAACACAGCTTCTCATTGAAGCCCTTGTGGGTGCTGAGGCTGCGTAATGCAGTGCGGCTGACATTAGCTCTGGGCTCTGGAGACCCCAGCCTAAAGGTGCTCTGGTACTCTGCTGAAGATGTGGCCATACATTCTAGGGCTACATGTTCCAGCTGAAGACTCACGTGACCCAGGCACAACAAACTACCCAGCTTAAAGGGATCTTTGCACCACAGAGCCACATTAAGGTACTTGTGGTTGCTCTCTACGTCAAACACCATAGAAGCTTTGGGCCAACGTGCTGTCTGGTTACGAAACATGGTTTCTGGGGATTCCCAGATAGAGTGGTCCTCTAGACTGTCCCGTGTGCTGCATGAGCTCTCTGAAGCTTTGTCCTTTACTTGATCAGCCTTGTTACTGCTGGTCACAGTGGAGGGGACTGACAGCTCATCACTGGACTCTGCTGGCCTGGTGGATTGCTTTGTCTCAACCTGTTTGACACATATCTTCTCAGTGCCAGCCTTGTCCTCATTGGCTCCAATGACAGGAACTTTTTCTGGAGATTTTTCAGAAGCACTGATGGTGGCAGTCACAACAGGAGGAACAGTAGCATTAGTAGATGCAACAGAATCAACACCTTCCAAAAGACTGGTCTCTGAGGAGGCTGATGTTAACCTTATCTGAGGTCTTGGCGGCACTGGGGGgcgagaaggaggaggtgggggaggaacGGAGGGGCGCTGTAGACCCTCCCCTGGATCACTACTGATCTTTTGTGGAGAGGGCTTTGGTGATTCTTTGGGCTGAGGCTTTAGTGGTGACTGGAGACCTACTAGATTTAACTTGCGGTTGAGAATGGGTGATATGGTACCAAGGGGCTTAGAGGCCAAGTTGGCCACAGTCCTTTTGGGGCTTTGGTTTACTGTAAGTAAGAAATCTTCCTTAGTGTCACTGGtatttgtggtgctgttgttaGGGCCACCAGTCTGGCTAGGTCTGGAGTCCACAATCAACTCTTCAAACTCAGAGTCCATGTCTTTGCTGTCGGATATGTCAGAGAGAGTGGTGATGGGGGCTGGGTCCTCCTCATAACCACCTGGCTGGGGAATGAAACCTGTTTCCTCTAGCTGCCCAAACCCTTCCTGAGGAGTTCCCAAGCTCCCCGAAGAGGGAGTCTGGTGACGAACTGGTCTCTCATAAAGTACCACCACCCTGTCTCCAGCCTGCTTCAACAGTTTGGGCACTTGAACTGAGGATGTCACTTTGACACCTGtcaacagaaagcaaaacaggaaacaggtttTCAGACAATAATGTaaacaatggaaagaaaaagttttgaaaGTTTGTACACAACATTGcaaaatatttataatttcaTTTAGTAATCT is a window encoding:
- the pdzd8 gene encoding PDZ domain-containing protein 8, with the translated sequence MIYLILISAFSGAVVTLILQFLLIYRRSPEPIGRTVQYVKVVPDNALKDYFNTQHAEPGQQQQDSTASAAPKQQEAASTRQQEAAVTSGSPKQQPPPPPQSEPMDVTKPETCNFLNAIFLFLFRELRDTPVVRHWLTKKIKVEFEELLQTKTAGRLLEGLSLRDISLGNSLPVFKTAKLMKPMPLNEDGMPEELNFEVDIEYNGGFHLAIDVELVFGKSAYLFVKMRRVVGRLRLQFTRMPFSHWSFSFLEDPLVDFEVKSQFEGRPLPQLTSIIVNQLKRVIKKKHTLPNYKIRYKPFFPFQVQPPLGSACDLDLSVRDSKLVEGRLKVTLIECSRLFILGSYDRETYVHCTLELSSHQWKETTRSSIKRTEVIKAQCGSVGMTFRHVPATEGDAVHVSIETVTPNSPAALADLQRGDRLIAIGGVKVTSSVQVPKLLKQAGDRVVVLYERPVRHQTPSSGSLGTPQEGFGQLEETGFIPQPGGYEEDPAPITTLSDISDSKDMDSEFEELIVDSRPSQTGGPNNSTTNTSDTKEDFLLTVNQSPKRTVANLASKPLGTISPILNRKLNLVGLQSPLKPQPKESPKPSPQKISSDPGEGLQRPSVPPPPPPSRPPVPPRPQIRLTSASSETSLLEGVDSVASTNATVPPVVTATISASEKSPEKVPVIGANEDKAGTEKICVKQVETKQSTRPAESSDELSVPSTVTSSNKADQVKDKASESSCSTRDSLEDHSIWESPETMFRNQTARWPKASMVFDVESNHKYLNVALWCKDPFKLGSLLCLGHVSLQLEHVALECMATSSAEYQSTFRLGSPEPRANVSRTALRSLSTHKGFNEKLCYGDVTLNFCYLSEGDFEYPGGLAEREREGSLQDEDLKEKEREHIPSAPRDDLAYGAIQLVEVRHNFQDTQFQNPTWCEYCKKKVWTKAASQCMICAYVCHKKCQDKCLSENPFCVAATERRGADPEAKSTINRATTGLTRHIINTSSRLLNLRQVPKTRLVEQVVDVVPGAVEPSPKHTPNTSDNESSDTETYTSGASPSKQPASSGGSSKLVRKEGGLDDSVFIAVKEIGRDLYRGLPTDERSQKLELMLDKLQQEIDQELEHNNALLLEEREATDARRKALISTALAKSGERLQALTLLMIHYRAGIEDLESVESTSPSEQQGFKGKGEGLEEEALMGTEVYDSDICSPVEVPLLDDITEEQICVEALH